The Ostrea edulis chromosome 1, xbOstEdul1.1, whole genome shotgun sequence genomic sequence ATAATTAACAactgtataataaaaaaaaaaaatacgaatTCAACGGCTGAATACAATCTCTTAATGTTCTCTCTTTTGCATTTAGCATATACTAGCCCTGAAGCAAGTGAAGTCTGGTAAATGCTACCTCGTGAACACCAATGAAACTGAGTCTGACATTGAAGGTTTGTTCGACCAtgtaagttataagtatttgTGAAAGATTGCAAACTCCTAAATTTTATCCTTCATACAAGAATTGTAGCGTACTCCTAAATTCATCCATTACACATTCAAGATGTTGATCCATATATTCAATGCAAATTAAAAATTGATACTCATCGGAGAAAATATACTACATTTTCTTCATTGGGACTCTAAAGTTACAACTAATCTCTGATTAAAGAATCGGACACTGAGGAGAAAAGATATACTCTACTTCATTATGTAGAATGAATACTTTCTGTATTGGGACTTAAATTCTAAAGTTAGAGCTAATCTccaattaaagaaatcaatgaaTAATTAAAACACCTTCCAACTGAattatttcttaatttctcCTGAATTTAATTGGATCGAGCGCTCTTGAGATATAGCTCTATTGAAGTTTATATAATTAGCAATAGAAATTGCAAGTGTGTTCGAAGATTCGGCCAGGTTGTCCTGTTTAAGTGTAGATCCAAGTTGATGACCAAATTGCTATATAATACTCATAGTGCTATATATATAGTCACTCAGATGTATTAATGAAAATCGTGTAACCTGAAACTTGTGTTTATGCAGATGAAACATAAATAATGCAGAAACTATAATGTCTCTCTGGTCTTCAGCTataatacaaatttcaaattcacATCACAATGGATGAATCATGTTTGACTGGCATTTTAAGTCCCATTTAGGACGTACAGATTGAATTTGCATGTGTGAGGACTaataatcataaattatttggGGATATCATCAAATAATTAGGGAGCATTACAATCATTTAGCATTTTacaaaattatgttttaaaatgactgaattgctatttttttttaacttaataTATATTGACTGGTCACGGTTAGGGTACTTGCTTTGCAACTGCGAGGCCCGGGTTTGATTCTCAGAATTCCGGCACTATGTCGAACTTTAGAgatgtttatatatctgtaCTGTAAAGAATTAACCCTTACTGCATGGAGCATCATGTCAAGCACAGATAAACTCAAAATAGTTGATGGCATCTCTCTAAGAGAGAAATTGTCCAATGGGACATTAAAAAACAAGCAAGCAGTAGAGTGTATCAAATCACAATGTTAACTTCAAAGATGACATAGTATTATGAATGCCTTGCAAGTTTAAAACTTTCTTGACCAATGGGATTCCAGGTTACAAACCAATGAGATTCCAGGTTATAAACCAATGAAATTCCAGGTTACAACCAGATTACATAATATATCAATTTCAGTTAGATGATCAGTGGTAAAACTGACAATTAATGTTTGCTTTGGCTTTTAGGGTAAAATACATCAAGCCAAGCTGCTTTCTTACATTGCCCGAAAAGACAAGGTACCAGTGGAAGATGTTGAAGCTGAAGCTGGCAAGAAGATTGCCAATTTCTGCAGGAACTATGATACATACTGGCTGGAAGATACAACTGATGAACGCCGTGATATCCAGTCTTCAGAGCAAGCACCTAATTGCTGGTTTGGTTGTGGAATTTGTTTATTCAACATTCAATGTAAGTTTCTAAGCCAACTTAAAAGGCATACATATCTCAATATCAGAAAGACTCAACTTGAATTTAATACTGTCTGTTGgaaattgaaaacaatttttacacattttgaggtTTGCCACACAGgtttaataactttaaaaacatgtttTGCAGAATGGTCAAGTTTTGAAGATCAAACTTACGACTATGCGAAGTTGAAATAAAGGAATATTGCAcctcttttgatgttttaaacaCTTCCAGCTGCGTACGGAAACGAATGTAACATGCAGTCGGAGCTATGTGAGACTTCATTCATTCGTTTAAGATATGAGATAATATACCTCGAGTCTCTTCACAACTGCATATTTTCCACAGATCGCACAAACACTCCATTAACTATGGTGGTGTGAGGAGCCTCATTTGTATACTTTCAAACACCGAGAAACATTTCTTAACATTACATTTGAGGCATTTCCATTGCATTTTATATGTGGTGATTAACCTACATACAAGTATAGattaattgggtcaaatgaatTCATATGCATATGCAACTATTTAAGGTGGCTGGGTGTCTCAAATCTGCAcgaaatgatttaattatgaaagatatgatgagatataataagtacatatgtcaaaaaggccaaaaatatgcaattttggataaaaaagaattattttcaaaaatttatttcattacatatGAACTAAAGACTCCTGCATATTTGAACTCGCGCTCTGCGGTttaccagcccaatgctttaaccactaagctacgacaatatacaaacaaattgatcgatacaaataatttcacaaaacattgaaatcaCCATATAGTGAAGTAGTCATCAACAGTATAAGCCTTGGTGTAGTGAGCTATCCTAAAAAGTCAAAAGATTAGATATCAACCTTCAGTGTTTTGAAAAACGGAGTGAATGTAAAGATATGGTATTACAGTGCCGTTCCCCCATCTGCCAATCTCTTCTAGTAGGCAgggaaaacaaaaaaatgccccaAGATCTGACAGTAATAATAAAAGTTATATGCAagtgccttatataaaacaaattactttaAGGCACTTTACAAGGGTAAAAAGAGGAATGCAAcgataaaacaattaaatgaaattaaatgacagtatgaaataaaatcttgtatctgtaaaattatcaaaatcaagATTGATAGCTATTAAAAAGTTGAATTTTTGATGATTAAAACAGTCCCAGCTGGtttatacatgttagaatctatAAAGCTAATTTCTAAAAATGAGTTTTAAGGCATTTTTTGGAAATTTCAAGAGATGTTAATCGACTTCTTGGTGTCATCTGGAAGGTCATTCCTGCAGCCCAGCTGAGTTGGCATTgtttgtatttatttgtttgaattatcaCTCTGGGTATTTTGTAcatgtcaaaaatatttcagaaagtATGTGTTTACtttttactaaaaaaaaaaacaggatAATTCTTGAGGTCCAAAATATGTGTGCTCAAGACTGTTAATGAAAATTCATAAGAACCTTGAAGTTCTGTTAGATGAAtctaaacaaaatcaaaaactgttttttatttaaaagtgtATTTTAATGAGTCAGATGTATACTATAATTGATCAAgcatgtccccccccccccctcccaatgTTCCATCTCCCATGATGCAGTAGTATTTTGGAACTATGTATCTGTGACAGCACCTCATGGGGAAGGTGAGAGGCTCCTCATAATTGGTTCTACCATTTGATCAGTTTAATTTGTACAGTGGTCATAAGATGAGAAACCCCAAACAGAAGCATGAGGAAGATGTTCATACACATCACGATCACGTAATGACTAATGCTTGTTCCGATCTCCAACCAGCTGCCATAGTCCCGCACCAGGAAGAAGAAATTCTGAAAAATAACGGAGAGCATTGCAGGAGGTATATATGTTGATGGTGAAGTCCATGATGAATGTGCAAAAATTGAATGGCCGATCACATCAATCTAGCTGTTCAGTACAAATGAACAGCTGATCGCATTAATTCGAGCTGTTCAGTACAAATGAACAACTGATCACATCAAGCTGTTCTGTACAAATGAACAGCTGATTGCATCAATTTGAGCTGTTCAGTTAAAATGAACAGCTGGTCGCATTATTTTGAATTGTTCAGTACAAATGAACAGCTGGTCACATCCATTTGAGCTGTTCAATACAAATGAACATCTGATCACATTAATTTGAGAATGAACAACTTGTTGCATCAATTTGAGCTGTTTAGTACAAATGAAGAGCTGGTTGCATTGATTCAATCTGTTTAGTACAAATGAACATCTGATTGCATTAATTTGAGCTGCTCAGTACTAATGAAAAGCTGAACACATCAACATGAACTGTAGTATAATATATTCACACCAGTAATTATAGgtataacaagaggtactgtgagcaatgctcactaagaataccccccgcttaccccaatctcccaaagggtgttggtaataggtttaaactacctcttttctgagtgtaaaaaacaaatggcatgacaaaccgaaccatattgctacttcgatgtccagtgcgtgtgacctttgaccccaaaatcgatagggaacatcttcatcccatgggtagtccatatgtatgatatggtgactgtaggtggaaaggataacgctttagagcccggaaaccatattgctactttgatgtccagtgtgcttgacctttgaccttttgaccctaaaatcgatagggaacatcttcatcccatgggtagtccatatgtatgatatggtgactgtaggtggaaaggataacgctttagagcccggaaaccatattgctacttcgatgtccagtgcacgtgacctttgacctattgaccccaaaatcgatagggaacatcttcatcccatgggtagtccatatatatgatatggtgacggtaggtggaaaggataatcctttagagcccggaaaccattgcgtctacagacggacggacggacaacccgattccagtataccccccccccccccacaacttgttgcggggggggggggggggggggtataataactaCAGCTGGCTTATTGGTGAtaacaacaagaggtactgtgagcaatactcactaagaatacccctcgcttaccccaatctcccaaagggtgttggtaatagttataaactacctcttttctgagtgtaaaaaacaaatggcatgacaaaccgaaccatattgctacttcgatgtccagtgcgcgtgacctttgaccttttgaccccaaaattgatagggaacatcttcatcccatgggtagtccatatgtatgatatggtgactgtaggtggaaaggatgaggctttagagcccggaaaccatattgctacttcgatgtccagtgcgcatgacctttgaccttttgacccccaaaatcgatagggaacatcttcatcccatgggtagtccatatgtatgatatggtgactgtaggtggaaaggataatgctttagagcctggaaaccatattgctacttcgatgtccagtgcgcgtgacctttgaccttttgaccccaaaatcgatagggaacatcttcatcccatgggtagtccatatgtatgatatggtgacggtaggtggaaaggataacactttagagcccggaaaccatattgctactttgatgtccagtgcgcttgacctttgaccttttgaccccaaaatcgatagggaacatcttcatcccatgggtagtccatatatatgatatggtgacgaggtggaaaggataatgctttagagcccggaaaccattgcgtctacagacggacggacagacagacagacagacggacaacccgattccagtatacccccccacaacttgttgcggggggtataattatatgTACTACACAAACTTCAAGCTGGGCTGTGTGTAAATAAGGGCAATAATGATCACAAACATCAGATTAAGAGACTTTCAAATgagtgaagttgaaaatttggTGGTTTATACATCAGAGGAGTTTGTTATCAGTTGGTTCAGAATGTCGAATTAAAAATACCTTAAACTTTCCATGTAATAATTACATACCAGCGCCATGATGTCGGACATGATCATGACGATCATGAACAGCGCTCTGGTAGGAATGCGTGTCAGGATCTGGATTGTTCGGAAAGAGCAGGCCACCAGGACTAGAGGTAAAATATTCTGTAACACAGTCAACACACTGATTTTACATCGTACTACAGTACATCACAGATGTACAGTTGTAGCATCGTACTACAGTACAACACAAATGAAGAAATTTAATCGTATACAAGTATAATAGTAATTTTCTTACTTTGAGCATCAGAAGAGCACCCATCACAAATGGATTAAAGACTGTCAGAAAACAGTAAACAGCAGCTGGCTCAAAGCTGTGAAAAAATATGATGAATCAGGACTTGATTAAGGTATTGCAAATCACAGGTACTGGAAATCCGAATTTCAACAGAAAAGGTTTGAAGTGTTATAGATGGCTGATTCTCATTAATAACTGGTTCTCACCTGTTAATGCTGGCTATATTTCCTGTGCTGTAGAAAGCTACCAGTATAAAGAAAACCTAGTCCTACTGTCAAGGAATGCACCAGAAAGGACATGGTGTGATAGTAGTTTTTGGCTTTGAAATTTCATACATTCTTCAATTCttgaaaatttcattcattttatatttacaattttttgttCAGGAAGTCAGAGAAGCGGAAAtaagaattcattttctttaaacTGATTTAATTTGGAATATGATGCTCCTAAGTTGATGAATTTCTTGTTcctttaaaattcaatttacaaaaatataaatttttcaggcattttttgtgtgtgtaaagTATGGTATATTAATTTGGGTCTGTCTGTAACAGTTTCCAGATGATATtccaaatacagtaaaacatgcttataacaaaaacacttataatgaattcatgtttattGCAAAGTGAAATTTATTACTTTATGACAGAATAATAACgaaaattttattgtttaaaacgAAGTTTTGTTGTTTGTCCATTATAATTATCCATTATCTCTGAGACTTGGGAACATACAATTATCCACTATCTCTGAGATTGTTGTGAACATACAATTATCACCTATCTCTGAGATTGATGTGAACATACAATTATCCACTATCTCTGAGACTTGTGAACATACAATTATCCATTATCTCTGAGACTTGTGAACATACAATTATCCACTATCTCTGAGACTTGTGAACATACAATTATCCACTATCTCTGAGATTGATGTGAACATACAATTATCCACTATCTCTGAGATTGATGTGAACATACAATTATCACCTATCTCTGAGATTGATGTGAACATACAATTATCCACTATCTCTGAGACTTGTGAACATACAATTATCCATTATCTCTGAGACTTGTGAACATACAATTATCCACTATCTCTGAGACTTGTGAACATACAATTATCCACTATCTCTGAGACTTGTGAACATACAATTATCACCTATCTCTGAGACTTGTGAACATACAATTATCCACTATCTCTGAGACTTGTGAACATACAATTATCCATTATCTCTGAGACTGTTTAGGTATTACTAATGTTTACCCCTTATTTAGCAGATACAGaatcaataatatttttatgattAAGCAGGGGACATAAATTCCGTGAATTTGTTGTTCGAGATCAAAACAAATCACCTGCTGCAGGTATCAACTGACACCATTTTCTGATATTGGTAAcattatgatataaaaaaaagtaaCATTTCTTAATTCCGTCTTGGTCGGCACATGAAGCCCATACTTTGTAAAGCAGCATAGAAAAACTGACATTTGGTCAGTTGAAAGAAAAAGGATAGAGTGTAAGTGTTTGTGATGTTATCAGAAGTGAAAAATAATTCATACAAGAAAAGTTCCATCAATTATGGCTTTTAAATTATGATCTGAGAAGAGGGAAGTTTAACTATTGGTGAACATATTCGCTCACAGAAATTATCCTTGTggaatgaaatttattaaattgaatataataaatacaaattAAGTAGGAAAGACTGCATCATTAAGGATACATAGAAGAGAGATCTGCGTATATCTTCTGCCACTAGGTGGCGTTCTCCCGATAAAGCTGATGCAAAATTAGAGGCAAGAAGACTCtgaaaaagatttgaaattacATATTTACCAAAGCACTTTATATCGACTGACACTATAGTCTTAGTTTATGAATAACACGTTATAACcgtatacatgtaagtgtaataaatggaaaattaaatacatgtaccagtaacaTGATTTTGTCCTTTTAAACTTTCATGCCAAGCTGATTAGCTCAGTGGATTAATTTGCGATTGCTTATCTGTTTagtttaatttattcatttaggAATAGGCATATACAGAGACATACATGTGCATTTAAAATAAGAGATCATGTAAAAATCGTTAAACTAtttcatattaaaaatatggggatatataatgtatatgccTATGCCAAGGAATACCCATGAAAGCTGCATGACTTATTTCCAATGGCTTCCTGTAGATCATGAGTTTGAATTTAATCTTgcaggaattaaaaaaaaattctaaactaCTTTTACTAAAtctgcattttttaaatgaaataaagtaaattttatagttttctatttaaaatttttatttgacATATCCTCCAATTTCCATCCATATCGGTTTTCTCTAGTGCGTTAATTCCTGCTTAAACACATTATTTTGATCTTGTACTGTGTGCATGATATTTAAATGAGAGGGGCAA encodes the following:
- the LOC125665337 gene encoding uncharacterized protein LOC125665337, coding for MMNLCVYTSAEMEFHRIKVLANGVPVSEDVLYDKKNKVAILNVNGEDGNKSICQSSNFHDLERHILALKQVKSGKCYLVNTNETESDIEGLFDHGKIHQAKLLSYIARKDKVPVEDVEAEAGKKIANFCRNYDTYWLEDTTDERRDIQSSEQAPNCWFGCGICLFNIQ